A part of Arachis hypogaea cultivar Tifrunner chromosome 12, arahy.Tifrunner.gnm2.J5K5, whole genome shotgun sequence genomic DNA contains:
- the LOC112728769 gene encoding NDR1/HIN1-like protein 1, with product MPMALPYKTGSPSSHSLHRVTSSAGYPVLFYSNPPITAANTVPDSPSSAAITVFLCRLFTAAAISILVCSLVALILFLILHPKLPTFRVDSAVLMESNSSPTQFSLTILFVNPNTKVSVSYSVIDAFLRNSSDDDVAITNLPPFSQSRREWTRVTAQFDLGQDGTFVINNNVSNNGSLEFGIKLITSVKFNYGVFRAGHRELKAACYPLKVVFGARNNNNNNNNGTGNGTAVMHDPSDWCSV from the coding sequence ATGCCCATGGCCTTACCCTACAAAACCGGTTCACCATCCTCCCATTCTCTCCACCGAGTCACCTCTTCAGCCGGTTACCCGGTTCTCTTCTATAGCAACCCTCCAATCACCGCCGCCAACACCGTCCCCGACTCCCCTTCCTCCGCCGCAATAACCGTCTTCCTCTGCCGCCTCTTCACCGCCGCCGCCATATCCATCCTCGTCTGCTCACTCGTCGCCCTCATTCTCTTCCTCATTCTCCACCCCAAACTCCCAACTTTCCGAGTCGACTCAGCTGTACTCATGGAGTCAAACTCGTCTCCGACTCAGTTCTCGCTAACGATCCTCTTCGTGAACCCTAACACCAAGGTGTCTGTCTCTTACTCTGTCATCGACGCGTTCCTCCGTAACAGTTCTGACGATGACGTGGCCATCACGAACCTTCCACCGTTCTCTCAGTCGAGGCGCGAGTGGACACGTGTCACCGCGCAGTTCGATCTGGGTCAAGATGGAACCTTTGTTATAAATAACAATGTTAGTAATAACGGGTCACTGGAATTTGGGATAAAGTTGATTACTTCGGTGAAGTTTAATTATGGGGTTTTCCGTGCTGGGCATCGTGAGTTGAAAGCTGCGTGTTACCCTTTGAAGGTTGTGTTTGGTGctcgtaataataataataataataacaatggaACTGGAAATGGAACTGCTGTCATGCATGATCCTTCGGATTGGTGCTCTGTTTGA